Proteins from a single region of Deltaproteobacteria bacterium:
- a CDS encoding ABC transporter ATP-binding protein yields the protein MTQAALELIDIHKSFGKTKIINGVDLSVQNGERHAIIGPNGAGKSTLFNLISGFYEVSSGQIRLRGQAITNRTPHQINRLGLSRSFQVTNIFPRMSVFENIRCALLWPLKYKYSFWHHCGSRKRLNQQTDALLEKINMADRRNIAAGELAYAEQRALEIGITIAGGADVVLLDEPTAGMSHSETDRAVELIRSVTENKTLVVVEHDMSVVFNLADRISVLVYGEIIASDTPDNIRNNRQVQEAYLGEEVA from the coding sequence ATGACGCAAGCGGCTCTGGAGCTGATCGACATCCACAAAAGCTTCGGCAAAACCAAGATCATCAACGGGGTTGATCTGTCCGTTCAGAACGGCGAGCGCCACGCCATTATCGGTCCCAACGGTGCCGGCAAATCGACGCTGTTCAATCTCATCAGCGGCTTTTATGAAGTCAGCAGCGGGCAGATCAGGCTACGGGGGCAGGCCATCACCAATCGTACCCCCCACCAAATCAACCGGCTGGGCCTGTCGCGCAGCTTTCAGGTCACCAACATTTTTCCCAGGATGAGCGTATTCGAGAACATACGCTGTGCCCTGTTGTGGCCCCTGAAGTACAAGTATTCTTTCTGGCACCATTGTGGTTCCCGTAAACGGCTGAATCAGCAAACGGATGCGCTGCTTGAAAAAATCAACATGGCCGACCGCAGGAACATCGCGGCCGGTGAATTGGCTTATGCCGAGCAGCGGGCCCTCGAGATCGGTATCACCATTGCCGGCGGGGCGGACGTGGTCCTGCTGGACGAACCCACCGCCGGGATGAGCCACAGCGAAACCGACCGGGCCGTGGAACTGATCCGCAGCGTCACCGAAAACAAGACCCTGGTGGTCGTGGAGCATGACATGAGCGTGGTCTTCAACCTGGCCGACCGCATTTCGGTGCTGGTATACGGCGAAATTATCGCCTCGGATACCCCGGACAATATCCGCAACAACCGTCAGGTTCAGGAAGCCTATCTGGGTGAGGAGGTGGCCTAA
- a CDS encoding ABC transporter ATP-binding protein, with amino-acid sequence MLEVRDLHAYYDRSHILQGVNLKVGEGEIVSLLGRNGVGRSTTCKTIMGLVPPRGSILLKGEEIAGLKPHLIARRGIGFVPEDRWIFPGLTVLQNLQLGAKSAKMEGRWTVEDVFNLFPRLGERSNVHGGLISGGEQQMLTICRTLMGDPDFIMIDEPTEGLAPKLVEQVGELIQEIAQRGVSVLLVEQKLSIALKISQRLYIMGHGTIVFEGTPGDLKSNESIRKEWLEVS; translated from the coding sequence ATGCTGGAAGTCAGGGATTTGCACGCCTATTACGATCGCAGCCACATCCTCCAGGGCGTTAATTTAAAAGTAGGTGAGGGAGAGATCGTCAGCCTGCTGGGGCGCAACGGCGTGGGAAGATCCACGACCTGTAAGACCATCATGGGGCTGGTGCCGCCCAGGGGATCGATCCTATTAAAGGGCGAGGAGATCGCAGGGCTGAAACCCCATTTGATCGCGCGCAGGGGCATCGGTTTCGTGCCCGAGGATCGTTGGATATTTCCCGGCCTGACGGTCCTGCAGAACCTCCAATTAGGGGCCAAGAGTGCAAAGATGGAAGGGCGCTGGACCGTCGAGGACGTGTTCAACCTTTTTCCGCGGCTGGGCGAACGCTCCAATGTCCACGGTGGGCTGATATCGGGTGGGGAACAGCAGATGCTGACCATCTGCCGCACCCTGATGGGGGATCCGGATTTTATCATGATCGACGAGCCTACCGAAGGCTTGGCGCCCAAACTGGTGGAACAGGTGGGGGAGCTGATCCAGGAGATCGCCCAAAGAGGGGTTTCGGTGCTGCTGGTGGAGCAGAAGCTCAGCATTGCCCTGAAAATCTCACAGCGCCTGTACATCATGGGACATGGGACCATCGTTTTCGAGGGCACGCCGGGTGATTTGAAGTCCAACGAGTCCATCAGGAAGGAGTGGCTCGAAGTTTCATAA
- a CDS encoding branched-chain amino acid ABC transporter permease — MRKKFASKTWLSTVALWGSAALLVALLPIAFRSGFMLTLLSEIGIMVIFALSYNMLLGQTGLLSFGHAVYFGLGGFITMHALNFVNDGVLPLPLELLPVVGGLGGLIFGIVFGYVSTRRAGTPFALISLGIGELIAASSLMLPSFFGGEQGISGDRMAEITLTPFGFGQKIEVYYLIAFWMLASAGLMYLLTQTPLGRVANAVRDNPERASFVGYNAHIVRTIQCSLAAFFAGIAGGLFAISYEIVTSEIVGAIPSGNVLMMTYIGGTGFFFGPILGAILITLMELMLAHVTHAWVLYYGLMFIAMILWVPGGMASLIMMHKPLIKGRVMGGVLKAYAVMAGPVIILFMGCMSLIEILYHLSLSIKPEDPMSLFGIEFYVQSLAPWVISLALTIGGFLLFLKNRQVVSRAWQSAANQIKQKESAS; from the coding sequence ATGAGAAAAAAATTCGCTTCCAAAACCTGGTTGTCGACGGTGGCGCTGTGGGGCAGCGCCGCTTTGCTGGTGGCCTTGCTTCCCATCGCGTTTCGATCGGGTTTCATGCTCACCTTGCTGAGCGAAATCGGCATCATGGTCATCTTCGCCCTTTCCTACAACATGCTCCTGGGCCAGACGGGATTGCTTTCCTTCGGCCATGCCGTCTATTTCGGTCTGGGCGGCTTCATCACCATGCACGCCCTCAATTTTGTCAATGACGGTGTGCTGCCGTTGCCCCTGGAACTTTTGCCGGTGGTCGGCGGTCTGGGCGGTCTCATTTTCGGCATTGTCTTCGGTTACGTGTCCACCCGCCGGGCCGGTACGCCCTTTGCGCTGATATCCTTAGGCATCGGGGAGCTGATTGCGGCCAGTTCCCTCATGCTGCCCAGCTTTTTCGGGGGGGAGCAAGGCATTTCCGGCGACCGCATGGCCGAGATTACCCTGACTCCTTTTGGGTTCGGCCAGAAGATCGAGGTGTACTACCTGATCGCTTTCTGGATGCTGGCCAGCGCCGGGCTCATGTACCTGCTGACCCAGACGCCTTTGGGGCGCGTCGCCAATGCGGTCAGGGACAATCCCGAACGGGCGTCTTTCGTGGGCTACAACGCCCACATCGTGCGCACCATCCAGTGTTCCCTGGCGGCCTTTTTTGCCGGTATCGCCGGCGGGCTGTTTGCCATCAGCTATGAAATCGTCACCTCGGAGATCGTGGGGGCCATCCCATCCGGCAATGTCCTGATGATGACCTACATCGGCGGCACGGGATTCTTTTTCGGTCCTATTCTGGGGGCCATCCTCATCACCCTGATGGAACTGATGCTGGCCCATGTCACCCACGCCTGGGTGCTCTACTACGGCCTGATGTTCATCGCCATGATTCTGTGGGTGCCGGGCGGCATGGCCAGCCTGATCATGATGCACAAACCGCTGATCAAGGGGCGTGTCATGGGGGGCGTGCTCAAGGCCTATGCGGTCATGGCCGGTCCGGTCATCATCCTGTTCATGGGATGCATGTCCCTGATCGAGATTCTCTACCACCTGTCGTTGAGCATCAAACCCGAAGACCCCATGTCGCTGTTCGGCATCGAATTCTATGTCCAGTCCCTGGCGCCATGGGTAATCTCCCTGGCCTTAACCATCGGCGGGTTTTTACTTTTTCTCAAGAACCGGCAAGTTGTCAGCAGGGCGTGGCAAAGCGCCGCCAACCAAATCAAGCAAAAGGAATCCGCATCATGA
- a CDS encoding branched-chain amino acid ABC transporter substrate-binding protein yields the protein MKCKQLCYILAGIAMFMFLVGPATAADTIKIAYIDPLTGPFGSTGDAGHKHFEYMADRINAAGGVLGGKKFEIVPFDDKISAKEALVNLQNAIDQGIRFVTQGNGSSVAGALIEAVNKHNKRNPDDPVLYFNYAAVTPAFTEEGCSFWHFRFDAHVAIKMDAISEHIKSRPEIKKVYLINQDYVFGHSCSEVIQAMLKEKRPDIEIVGDTFHPLGKVKDFSPYISKIQASGATVVVTGNWGADMQLLAKAAKEAGLEAEFYTFYGGGLGAPSGIGAAGENRIKQVTEWHNNLWNEQNKPADKEFYLGWQEQYAVGNNARLNWYYGRIQTMMEMVAKAFDKAGSTSPKAVAYALEGMEYETLYGKVIMRADDHQLYQPMFISTMVKVDGDKVKFDVEQTGLGWRTDMKVDTETTMRPTVCKMERP from the coding sequence ATGAAATGCAAGCAATTGTGTTATATCCTGGCAGGTATCGCGATGTTCATGTTCCTCGTTGGCCCGGCAACCGCAGCCGACACCATCAAGATCGCCTACATAGATCCCTTGACCGGACCTTTCGGCAGTACCGGTGATGCCGGCCACAAGCACTTTGAATACATGGCCGATCGCATCAACGCTGCTGGCGGCGTGTTGGGGGGCAAGAAATTTGAAATTGTGCCCTTTGACGACAAGATCAGTGCCAAGGAAGCACTTGTCAACCTGCAAAACGCCATCGATCAGGGCATCCGCTTCGTGACTCAGGGCAACGGTTCCAGTGTGGCCGGTGCATTGATCGAGGCGGTCAACAAGCACAACAAGCGCAACCCGGACGACCCGGTCCTGTACTTCAACTACGCCGCGGTCACCCCCGCGTTTACCGAGGAAGGCTGCAGCTTCTGGCACTTCCGCTTCGATGCGCATGTGGCCATCAAAATGGACGCCATCTCCGAACACATCAAATCCCGGCCGGAAATAAAAAAGGTCTATCTGATCAACCAGGATTATGTTTTCGGACATTCCTGCAGCGAGGTCATCCAGGCCATGCTCAAGGAAAAACGCCCGGACATCGAGATTGTGGGCGACACCTTCCATCCCCTGGGAAAAGTCAAGGACTTCTCGCCCTACATCAGCAAAATACAGGCCTCCGGCGCCACGGTCGTGGTCACCGGCAACTGGGGCGCTGACATGCAGCTGCTGGCTAAAGCAGCCAAGGAAGCCGGTCTCGAGGCTGAATTTTACACCTTTTACGGCGGCGGTCTGGGAGCGCCTTCCGGCATCGGCGCGGCCGGTGAGAACCGCATCAAGCAGGTCACCGAATGGCACAACAACCTCTGGAACGAACAGAACAAGCCGGCGGACAAAGAGTTCTACCTCGGATGGCAGGAACAGTATGCCGTGGGCAACAACGCCCGCCTGAACTGGTATTACGGCCGCATCCAAACCATGATGGAAATGGTGGCCAAAGCCTTTGACAAGGCCGGCTCCACTAGCCCGAAAGCCGTGGCCTATGCCCTGGAGGGCATGGAATACGAGACCCTTTACGGCAAAGTCATCATGCGTGCCGACGACCACCAGCTGTATCAGCCCATGTTCATTTCCACCATGGTCAAGGTTGATGGTGACAAGGTCAAATTTGATGTAGAGCAGACCGGCCTGGGGTGGCGGACCGACATGAAGGTGGACACCGAGACCACCATGCGGCCCACCGTCTGCAAAATGGAAAGACCCTAA
- a CDS encoding branched-chain amino acid ABC transporter permease produces the protein MVEYIVFSLLNGLLYGMLLFMLSSGLTLIFSMMGVLNFAHASFYMLGAYFAFQISAWVGFWPALIVAPLLIGVLGALVERFGLRTVHKYGHVAELLFTVGLAFLIEEAVILIWGRNAMDYRVPELLDVPLLTLWATDFSMYRGFMLLVAVCMFVALFLVLTRTRIGLIIQAALTHPQGVSTLGHNVPAVFMLVFGGGCALAGMAGVIGGNYFLTDPGMARMLGPIVFVVVVVGGMGSLTGAFVASLLLGTIQTFAVGLEVSLTDLFALFGASPDFESGILKDLFRIQISHTGPILPYVFMVLMLIFRPKGLMGTRET, from the coding sequence ATGGTCGAATACATCGTATTCTCTCTCCTCAACGGCCTGCTTTACGGCATGCTGTTGTTCATGCTCTCCAGCGGCCTGACGCTGATTTTCAGCATGATGGGGGTGCTCAATTTTGCCCACGCCTCGTTTTACATGCTGGGCGCCTATTTCGCGTTTCAGATCAGCGCCTGGGTAGGGTTCTGGCCTGCCTTGATCGTGGCGCCGCTATTGATCGGCGTGCTCGGTGCCCTGGTGGAGCGCTTCGGCCTGCGCACGGTTCACAAATACGGTCACGTGGCCGAACTGTTGTTCACCGTGGGGCTGGCCTTTCTGATCGAGGAAGCGGTGATCCTCATCTGGGGGCGCAATGCCATGGACTACCGCGTTCCCGAGCTGTTGGATGTGCCGCTGCTTACCCTCTGGGCCACCGATTTTTCCATGTACCGGGGGTTTATGCTGCTGGTGGCCGTGTGCATGTTCGTGGCGCTTTTCCTGGTGCTGACCCGCACGCGCATCGGCCTGATCATCCAGGCCGCCCTGACGCATCCCCAGGGCGTCAGCACCCTGGGGCACAATGTTCCCGCGGTGTTCATGCTGGTGTTCGGCGGCGGGTGCGCCCTGGCCGGCATGGCCGGGGTGATCGGCGGCAACTATTTCCTCACCGACCCTGGAATGGCGCGCATGCTGGGCCCCATCGTGTTCGTTGTCGTGGTGGTGGGCGGCATGGGCTCGCTGACCGGCGCCTTTGTGGCCTCCTTGCTTTTGGGGACCATCCAGACGTTTGCCGTGGGCCTGGAGGTTTCTCTTACCGACTTGTTTGCCCTGTTCGGCGCGTCACCTGATTTCGAAAGCGGCATTCTTAAAGACCTGTTCCGCATTCAGATTTCCCACACAGGCCCTATTCTACCGTATGTGTTTATGGTGTTAATGTTAATTTTCAGGCCCAAGGGTCTTATGGGGACGCGTGAAACATGA